The following are encoded together in the Bradymonas sediminis genome:
- the rplR gene encoding 50S ribosomal protein L18: MLKKNVIKNRRQRRKRTIRNNILGTPSRPRLTVFRSSKHIYAQVIDDLSGHTLVSASSVEKGLLSGEEMKKIEQARHIGKVLAQRVQEKGIDKIVFDRNGFIYHGRIAAVAEGAREGGLKF; this comes from the coding sequence ATGCTTAAAAAGAATGTTATTAAAAACCGCCGCCAACGGCGCAAACGTACCATCCGGAACAACATCCTGGGTACGCCGTCGCGCCCCCGGCTTACGGTCTTTCGCTCCAGCAAGCATATCTATGCCCAGGTCATTGATGACCTGAGCGGACATACCCTGGTTAGCGCGTCTTCGGTTGAGAAGGGTCTGCTTTCCGGAGAGGAGATGAAGAAGATCGAGCAGGCCCGTCACATCGGTAAAGTCTTGGCCCAGCGGGTCCAAGAGAAAGGAATCGACAAAATCGTATTCGACCGGAACGGCTTCATCTATCACGGACGCATTGCGGCCGTGGCAGAGGGCGCGCGTGAAGGCGGGTTGAAATTCTAA
- the rpsE gene encoding 30S ribosomal protein S5 produces MAYGRKKSDPNLVDNVININRVSKVVKGGRRFSFGALVVVGDTNGKVGVGHGKANEVPAAITKGQQTATKSMIKVPVVDGATIPFTVIGEHGAGRVMLKPASPGTGVIAGGAVRAILEAAGIENILTKSLGSNNPHNVVGATMDALSQLRDPNAYRARLGQDPVDDQES; encoded by the coding sequence GTGGCTTACGGTAGAAAGAAAAGCGACCCAAATTTGGTCGACAACGTCATCAATATTAATCGCGTCTCGAAGGTCGTCAAAGGCGGCCGTCGATTCAGCTTCGGCGCTCTTGTCGTCGTGGGCGACACCAACGGGAAAGTTGGTGTCGGACACGGAAAGGCAAATGAAGTTCCGGCAGCAATCACCAAAGGTCAGCAGACCGCGACCAAGAGCATGATCAAGGTACCGGTTGTTGACGGTGCGACGATCCCGTTCACGGTCATCGGAGAGCACGGCGCAGGACGCGTGATGCTCAAGCCGGCCAGCCCGGGTACCGGTGTTATCGCTGGTGGCGCCGTTCGCGCCATCCTCGAAGCCGCAGGTATCGAGAATATTTTGACCAAGAGCCTCGGTTCGAATAACCCGCATAACGTGGTGGGTGCGACGATGGATGCACTCTCGCAACTGCGGGACCCGAACGCGTATCGTGCGCGGCTTGGCCAGGACCCGGTCGACGACCAGGAATCCTGA
- the rpmD gene encoding 50S ribosomal protein L30, with the protein MAQLKVELKRGLSGLTASQLGSVKGLGLRKRHQVVIIEDTPSIRGMINKVSHLVSVEELEG; encoded by the coding sequence ATGGCACAATTAAAAGTAGAACTTAAGCGCGGCCTGTCGGGTCTGACCGCCAGCCAATTGGGCTCGGTCAAGGGACTCGGACTGCGCAAACGACATCAAGTAGTAATCATCGAAGACACGCCGTCGATTCGCGGGATGATCAATAAGGTCTCGCATCTGGTTAGTGTTGAAGAATTGGAGGGTTAA
- the rplO gene encoding 50S ribosomal protein L15 gives MDLSDLKPPKGAHKKRKRVGRGPGSGWGKTSGRGEKGQNARSGGRVHPKFEGGQTPLSRRLPKVGFTNIHAKTVVSVNVRDLERVFEAGDRVDEESLRAKGLVKGACDQIKILGAGELTKSLTVSVNRFSSTAREKIESAGGTAEDV, from the coding sequence ATGGATCTCAGCGATCTTAAGCCGCCCAAAGGGGCGCACAAAAAGCGGAAGCGAGTTGGCCGTGGTCCCGGTAGTGGTTGGGGCAAAACAAGTGGCCGTGGTGAGAAGGGACAAAACGCGCGAAGCGGTGGACGTGTCCATCCGAAGTTTGAGGGTGGTCAAACGCCCCTGTCGCGTCGTCTTCCCAAGGTTGGTTTCACCAACATCCACGCTAAAACCGTGGTATCGGTGAACGTTCGTGACCTGGAGCGAGTCTTTGAAGCAGGCGATCGTGTCGACGAAGAGTCGTTGCGCGCCAAAGGACTTGTCAAAGGAGCGTGCGATCAGATTAAGATTCTTGGCGCGGGCGAATTGACCAAATCGCTGACCGTAAGCGTAAACAGGTTTAGTTCGACGGCTCGAGAGAAAATCGAGTCCGCCGGGGGCACCGCAGAGGACGTCTAA
- the secY gene encoding preprotein translocase subunit SecY produces MATKFTDITKIPELRRRILFTLGVFALYRLGVFITVPEVNGAAMSQIVGGAGGGLMGLVNMFTGGALEMMSIFALGIMPYISASIILQLMTVVVPAIERLNKEGEQGRQKITQYTRYGTVILGVIQGFGISFYLENLHETNPNLHLLADTSSALDVWGFRLLTCLTLTAGTVFLMWLGEQITERGIGNGISLLIMGSILAGFPSTVIQLFTQLQSNAISLFTLIALAVLGLGVTTFIVFMETAERRVPLQYAKRMVGRRIYGGQSHHLPLKVNMAGVIPPIFASSMLIFPTTIASYLGDSPVGQWIQTVMVPGDWRYNLIYAVMLIFFTFFYTAVQVNPVDIADNLKKSGAFVPGIRPGQKTADHIDSVLSRLTMAGSIYLTVVCIMPFFLQDTMGVSFFFGGTSLLIAVAVALDTVAQIENHLITRHYDEFGSVSRGDAGGGTKSSGRIKGREPSDS; encoded by the coding sequence GTGGCTACAAAGTTCACCGACATAACTAAGATTCCGGAGCTCCGGCGCCGGATTCTCTTCACTCTGGGCGTTTTTGCCCTGTATCGCCTCGGTGTGTTCATCACGGTCCCGGAGGTTAACGGGGCCGCGATGTCACAGATTGTCGGTGGTGCGGGTGGCGGCCTGATGGGGCTGGTAAACATGTTTACCGGCGGTGCTCTCGAGATGATGAGCATCTTCGCCCTGGGCATTATGCCCTATATCTCTGCATCCATTATCCTCCAGTTGATGACGGTGGTCGTTCCGGCGATCGAGCGTCTCAATAAGGAAGGCGAGCAGGGGCGCCAAAAGATCACGCAATACACACGTTATGGAACCGTTATCCTTGGAGTGATCCAAGGGTTCGGTATCTCCTTTTATTTGGAGAACCTCCATGAGACCAACCCGAACCTCCACCTCCTGGCCGATACTTCATCGGCGCTGGATGTTTGGGGGTTTCGGCTTTTAACCTGCCTGACGCTTACGGCCGGCACGGTCTTTCTTATGTGGTTGGGTGAGCAGATCACCGAGCGCGGGATCGGCAACGGTATTTCCCTGTTGATTATGGGTAGTATCCTCGCCGGATTCCCGAGCACGGTGATTCAACTTTTCACCCAATTGCAAAGCAACGCGATTTCGTTGTTCACGCTGATCGCTCTGGCCGTTCTGGGTCTGGGTGTCACGACCTTCATCGTCTTCATGGAGACGGCGGAGCGTCGCGTTCCTTTGCAGTACGCAAAGCGAATGGTGGGTCGTCGTATTTACGGCGGTCAAAGTCATCATCTGCCGCTCAAGGTTAATATGGCCGGTGTCATTCCGCCCATTTTCGCCTCGTCGATGTTGATTTTCCCGACAACGATCGCAAGTTACCTCGGGGATAGCCCGGTTGGGCAGTGGATTCAAACGGTCATGGTGCCTGGTGATTGGCGCTATAACCTTATCTACGCCGTGATGCTTATCTTCTTCACGTTCTTCTACACCGCAGTTCAGGTAAACCCGGTGGATATCGCCGATAACCTGAAGAAATCTGGCGCGTTTGTGCCAGGAATTCGTCCGGGACAGAAGACCGCTGATCATATCGATAGCGTCCTTAGCCGTCTGACCATGGCCGGTTCTATCTACCTTACCGTTGTTTGTATCATGCCGTTCTTCTTGCAGGACACCATGGGAGTCAGCTTCTTCTTTGGTGGTACAAGCCTGCTGATCGCGGTGGCCGTTGCATTGGATACGGTCGCTCAGATTGAGAACCACCTTATCACCCGTCATTATGACGAGTTCGGGTCGGTCTCTCGCGGCGATGCTGGCGGCGGTACGAAATCGTCCGGTCGCATCAAAGGGCGCGAGCCTAGCGATAGCTGA
- a CDS encoding adenylate kinase: protein MAKTRLMMLGPPGAGKGTQAQRLSDHLNVPQISTGDMLRNARRSGSELGLKAAAFMDAGDLVPDDVVIGLVAERLKESDAENGFILDGFPRTVEQAEALEAMGVKLEAVVNIVVSEDEVIRRLGGRLSCPNCGASFHSEFQPPKVEGICDECGSPLMRREDDRPEAIRGRLVAYNAKTQPLVEYYRQVGVLREIDGVGSPDHVYERLLKAID from the coding sequence ATGGCCAAAACAAGGTTGATGATGTTGGGGCCACCGGGTGCCGGCAAAGGAACCCAGGCGCAACGTCTGTCGGATCATCTCAACGTGCCTCAGATTTCCACCGGAGATATGTTGCGCAACGCGAGGCGAAGCGGCAGCGAGCTGGGGCTTAAGGCCGCGGCATTCATGGACGCCGGGGACCTGGTTCCCGACGACGTGGTTATCGGCCTGGTTGCCGAGCGTCTCAAAGAGTCCGATGCCGAGAACGGTTTTATTTTGGACGGGTTCCCACGAACGGTTGAGCAGGCCGAAGCGCTTGAAGCGATGGGCGTGAAGCTTGAGGCAGTCGTCAATATCGTGGTGAGCGAGGACGAGGTCATCCGCCGTCTGGGCGGAAGACTGAGTTGTCCAAACTGCGGCGCCTCGTTTCACTCAGAATTTCAGCCGCCCAAGGTGGAGGGAATCTGCGATGAGTGCGGGAGCCCCTTGATGCGCCGTGAGGATGATAGGCCTGAGGCTATTCGTGGTCGATTGGTCGCCTATAACGCCAAGACCCAACCCCTGGTGGAGTATTATCGTCAGGTGGGTGTTTTGCGCGAGATCGATGGCGTCGGATCTCCCGATCACGTTTATGAGCGTCTTTTGAAGGCGATCGACTGA
- the infA gene encoding translation initiation factor IF-1 — MAKEEAIEVEGTVVEPLPNAMFRVELENGHNVLAHISGKMRMHYIKILPGDTVTVELSPYDLTRGRIVYRQK; from the coding sequence ATGGCAAAAGAAGAAGCAATTGAAGTCGAAGGTACCGTGGTTGAACCGTTGCCCAACGCCATGTTCCGAGTGGAACTGGAGAACGGACACAACGTTTTGGCCCATATCTCTGGGAAGATGAGGATGCATTATATCAAGATCCTCCCTGGAGATACTGTCACGGTGGAGCTGTCTCCGTACGATTTGACGCGCGGCAGGATCGTCTACCGCCAGAAATGA
- the rpmJ gene encoding 50S ribosomal protein L36, producing the protein MKVRPSVKKICDKCKVIRRKGVVRVICVNPRHKQRQG; encoded by the coding sequence ATGAAAGTTCGACCGTCTGTTAAGAAAATCTGCGACAAGTGCAAAGTCATCCGCCGTAAAGGTGTGGTTCGGGTCATTTGTGTGAACCCGCGCCATAAACAGCGCCAGGGTTGA
- the rpsM gene encoding 30S ribosomal protein S13 encodes MARIAGVDLPRRKRLDVALTYIYGVGDTLAKEIVAKTGIEDSTKVQDLTEEEVRLIRNLLEAEYTVEGDLRREIQGNIKRLKDLNCYRGIRHRKGLPVRGQRTRTNARSRRGPRRAMVRKRK; translated from the coding sequence GTGGCACGTATCGCAGGTGTTGACTTGCCGCGCCGAAAGCGGCTGGACGTTGCATTGACCTATATTTATGGCGTTGGAGATACCCTGGCGAAAGAGATTGTCGCCAAGACCGGTATCGAAGACTCGACCAAAGTTCAGGACCTGACCGAAGAAGAAGTGCGTTTGATACGTAACTTGCTCGAGGCAGAGTACACCGTGGAAGGCGATCTGCGACGTGAGATCCAGGGCAATATTAAGCGCCTCAAGGATCTCAACTGCTATCGTGGCATCCGCCACCGCAAAGGTTTGCCCGTTCGCGGTCAGCGCACGCGCACCAATGCGCGCAGTCGACGCGGACCGCGTCGCGCGATGGTTCGTAAACGCAAATAA
- the rpsK gene encoding 30S ribosomal protein S11, whose translation MVKGKTKKRTKAKARSSVQVGIAHIHATFNNTLITITDTNGNALSWSSAGSRGFKGSRKSTPYAAGVAAEDAARKAQELYGLKKISVYLKGPGTGRESAMRSLQSAGLKITKIRDVTPLPHNGCRSPKRRRV comes from the coding sequence ATGGTCAAGGGTAAGACGAAAAAGCGGACGAAGGCGAAAGCTCGTTCCAGTGTGCAGGTGGGCATCGCCCATATCCATGCAACGTTTAATAATACGTTGATTACGATCACGGACACCAACGGTAACGCGTTGTCCTGGTCGAGCGCGGGTTCGCGTGGATTCAAAGGTTCGCGTAAATCGACGCCGTACGCAGCAGGCGTGGCCGCGGAAGATGCCGCGCGTAAGGCTCAAGAGTTGTACGGTCTCAAGAAGATCTCCGTATATCTTAAGGGACCGGGCACCGGACGGGAGTCGGCCATGCGCTCGCTTCAGTCGGCGGGACTTAAGATTACCAAGATCCGCGACGTAACGCCGTTGCCTCATAACGGTTGCCGCTCGCCCAAACGTCGCCGCGTCTAA
- a CDS encoding DNA-directed RNA polymerase subunit alpha: MFHQNWRDLIKPREVSIDQRSKSETYTKFVCEPLESGYGITVGNALRRILLSSIVGSAVTKLRLEGALHEFTSLPEIKEDVSDIVLNLKELRLNLLSDERQVVDIDIEGPKVVTGADVEVSGNVEVLNKDHVIATVSEGGRLQMQLTVDHGRGYVPANQNKEEEDPIGTIAIDSLFSPIRKVNYKITNARVGRRTDYDKLTLEVWTDGSVLPEDAVAYAAKILKEQLTIFINFDETAEPQVATLEETPDFNENLLKPISELDLSVRSFNCLQSAGIQYVGDLVQKTEPEMLKTKNFGRKSLKEIRELLAEMDLELGTVIENWPPKDLEKLSAEA, translated from the coding sequence ATGTTTCACCAAAACTGGCGAGACCTGATCAAGCCTCGTGAAGTGTCAATTGACCAGCGCTCGAAATCAGAGACATATACGAAATTCGTATGTGAGCCTCTTGAGAGTGGCTACGGAATCACGGTCGGTAACGCGCTTCGACGAATTTTATTGAGTAGCATCGTGGGCTCAGCGGTTACGAAACTGCGGCTCGAGGGTGCCCTTCATGAATTCACGAGTCTCCCGGAGATCAAAGAAGATGTCTCCGACATCGTACTGAATCTTAAGGAGTTGCGTCTTAATTTGCTCAGCGATGAGCGTCAGGTCGTCGATATTGATATCGAAGGCCCGAAAGTCGTCACCGGCGCCGATGTAGAAGTCAGTGGCAACGTCGAGGTTCTTAATAAGGACCACGTCATCGCAACGGTAAGTGAGGGTGGACGCCTTCAGATGCAGTTGACGGTTGATCATGGGCGGGGCTATGTGCCCGCCAATCAGAATAAGGAAGAAGAGGATCCGATCGGCACCATTGCCATCGACAGCCTCTTTAGCCCGATTCGAAAGGTTAATTATAAGATTACGAATGCTCGTGTCGGTCGTCGTACTGACTACGACAAGCTTACGCTCGAGGTGTGGACGGACGGTTCCGTTCTTCCCGAGGACGCGGTCGCTTACGCGGCTAAGATTCTCAAAGAGCAGCTGACGATCTTCATTAACTTCGACGAAACTGCTGAGCCGCAAGTCGCGACTCTCGAAGAGACGCCCGATTTTAATGAGAATCTTTTGAAGCCGATTTCGGAGCTTGACCTGTCCGTTCGAAGCTTCAACTGCCTGCAAAGCGCGGGTATTCAATATGTCGGTGACCTGGTCCAAAAGACCGAGCCCGAGATGCTGAAGACGAAGAACTTTGGGCGAAAATCGCTTAAAGAAATTAGAGAATTGCTCGCCGAAATGGACCTCGAGTTGGGAACGGTCATTGAAAATTGGCCGCCCAAAGACCTTGAGAAGCTGTCCGCTGAGGCTTAA
- the rplQ gene encoding 50S ribosomal protein L17 — MRHRKSGRKLNMEAAHRKAVLHNMARSLVQYELVQTTDAKAKELRRIADRLITLGKKDTVHARRQARAVLQDPALVGKVFDDLAKREAVASRAGGYSRLVKVGNRKGDNAPITRISWVGSNLENTEALRYPAHIRDLIEAEDVEEETAEA, encoded by the coding sequence ATGCGACATCGCAAATCAGGACGCAAACTCAATATGGAAGCGGCCCATCGCAAGGCCGTTCTGCATAATATGGCGCGCAGCCTGGTCCAGTATGAACTGGTCCAGACTACCGACGCGAAAGCCAAAGAGCTGCGTCGCATCGCCGACCGACTGATCACCTTGGGTAAGAAAGATACGGTTCACGCTCGCCGTCAGGCTCGCGCCGTACTTCAGGACCCCGCTCTCGTTGGAAAGGTCTTTGATGACCTCGCCAAACGTGAAGCTGTGGCTTCCCGCGCTGGTGGATACTCGCGACTTGTCAAAGTCGGTAATCGTAAGGGCGACAACGCTCCGATTACGCGTATCTCCTGGGTTGGATCCAACCTCGAGAACACCGAGGCGCTTCGTTACCCCGCTCATATTCGGGACCTTATCGAAGCAGAGGACGTCGAAGAAGAGACGGCCGAAGCCTAA
- a CDS encoding aminotransferase class I/II-fold pyridoxal phosphate-dependent enzyme, with protein MKDIDPLKFGLADFGWNDNPDVLAPPEDFQAWAAVPDIKLGMSLYEQPLQASPTPRTSIQNNFDGQIRDIINLTSYNYLGLSTHPEVLAAAKEATDKYGLGASGAAMLSGTFDLHEQFAAALAKFKHKDAAMLFSSGLGGNIGAIQGLLRKGDVLVIDAKCHRSIIDGAKLAGATLASFAHNDAESLDAVLSKHAGKRRLIVVEGVYSMDGDLCDLPPIVEVAKTHNVPIYCDEAHSTLLFGETGSGVAEHFGLEDAIGISFGTLSKSFGGVGGFVCANQSIIDYIKYYASPFQFSCALPPPIVAGMMKSLEIGTTDTSMREKLWENVKYFRENLDTLNLDTGLSQSQIIPIIVGSDGRQLYSMAVECQRRGLFLQPVDFPAVEAHTRRFRISVSSQLTKADIDEACTIIEDVIAKPLGTI; from the coding sequence ATGAAAGACATTGATCCCCTAAAATTCGGCCTCGCGGATTTCGGTTGGAATGATAACCCGGACGTTCTCGCGCCGCCCGAAGACTTCCAAGCCTGGGCAGCCGTTCCGGATATCAAGCTCGGGATGAGCCTCTATGAGCAGCCCCTGCAGGCATCTCCGACGCCGCGAACCAGCATCCAGAATAATTTCGACGGCCAGATTCGAGATATCATCAACCTGACCTCGTATAATTATCTGGGACTATCGACCCACCCGGAAGTTCTGGCGGCGGCCAAAGAAGCCACCGACAAATATGGATTGGGCGCGTCGGGAGCCGCTATGCTCTCGGGGACATTCGATCTGCACGAGCAATTCGCCGCGGCGCTGGCGAAGTTCAAGCACAAAGATGCGGCGATGCTCTTCTCGAGTGGGTTGGGCGGCAATATCGGCGCGATCCAGGGATTGCTTCGAAAGGGCGACGTCCTGGTCATCGACGCCAAATGCCACCGAAGCATCATCGACGGCGCGAAACTCGCCGGGGCGACCCTGGCTAGCTTCGCGCATAACGACGCGGAGAGCTTGGACGCCGTGCTCAGCAAGCACGCTGGCAAGCGTCGACTCATCGTGGTCGAGGGCGTGTACTCGATGGACGGCGACCTGTGTGACCTGCCGCCGATCGTTGAGGTCGCGAAGACCCACAACGTGCCCATCTACTGCGATGAGGCGCACTCCACCCTGCTCTTCGGCGAGACCGGCAGCGGCGTGGCCGAGCATTTCGGGCTCGAAGACGCCATCGGTATTAGCTTCGGCACGCTGAGCAAATCCTTCGGCGGAGTGGGCGGATTTGTCTGCGCGAACCAGTCGATCATCGACTATATCAAATATTATGCCTCGCCCTTCCAATTCTCATGCGCCCTTCCGCCACCCATCGTCGCGGGGATGATGAAGTCGCTGGAGATTGGCACGACGGACACCAGCATGCGCGAGAAGTTGTGGGAGAACGTGAAATACTTCCGTGAGAATCTCGACACGCTGAATCTTGATACCGGCCTGTCGCAGTCGCAGATCATCCCAATCATCGTGGGCTCGGACGGCCGCCAGCTCTACTCGATGGCGGTCGAATGCCAGCGCCGAGGACTCTTCTTGCAGCCGGTCGACTTCCCGGCGGTCGAGGCGCATACTCGCCGCTTCCGCATCTCGGTTTCATCGCAATTGACAAAGGCCGACATCGACGAAGCCTGCACCATCATTGAAGACGTCATCGCGAAGCCGCTCGGCACGATTTAA
- a CDS encoding phosphopantetheine-binding protein, which translates to MTRDEVIAIIRKHVVEQIEDVEEEDLEFAETFRDFGANSLDMLEVVTASMREMNIKVPRAELAEVESIDQLADHFMKYI; encoded by the coding sequence ATGACCCGAGACGAAGTCATTGCCATCATCCGTAAACACGTCGTCGAACAGATCGAAGACGTCGAAGAAGAGGACCTCGAATTCGCCGAAACCTTCCGCGACTTCGGCGCGAACAGCCTCGATATGCTCGAAGTCGTCACGGCGTCGATGCGCGAGATGAACATCAAGGTGCCGCGCGCCGAGCTTGCCGAGGTCGAGTCGATCGACCAGCTCGCCGACCACTTCATGAAATATATCTGA